One window from the genome of Erwinia sorbitola encodes:
- the ispH gene encoding 4-hydroxy-3-methylbut-2-enyl diphosphate reductase: MQILLANPRGFCAGVDRAISIVERALEMYGAPIYVRHEVVHNRYVVNSLRERGAIFIEEIAEVPDGSILIFSAHGVSQAVRAEAKARELTMLFDATCPLVTKVHMEVARASRKGTEAILIGHAGHPEVEGTMGQYNNPKGGMYLVEAPADVWELQVKDEDNLCFMTQTTLSVDDTYEVIDALRARFPKIVGPRKDDICYATTNRQEAVRTLARDADVVLVVGSKNSSNSNRLAELAQRAGKLARLIDSADDIQEEWVRGVGCVGVTAGASAPDILVQQVIERLNALGGVGAIELIGREENIVFEVPKELRVEVRQVE, translated from the coding sequence ATGCAGATCCTGTTGGCTAACCCGCGCGGTTTCTGCGCCGGCGTTGATCGTGCTATCAGCATTGTGGAGCGCGCGCTGGAGATGTATGGCGCGCCTATCTATGTGCGGCATGAAGTGGTGCATAACCGCTATGTGGTAAACAGTCTGCGTGAGCGCGGGGCGATCTTTATTGAAGAGATCGCTGAAGTGCCGGATGGTTCTATCCTGATCTTCTCGGCTCACGGCGTCTCGCAGGCGGTGCGGGCAGAAGCGAAAGCGCGTGAGCTGACAATGTTGTTTGACGCTACCTGTCCGCTGGTCACCAAAGTGCATATGGAAGTGGCGCGTGCCAGTCGTAAAGGCACAGAAGCTATCCTGATCGGGCATGCGGGGCACCCGGAAGTGGAAGGGACAATGGGCCAGTACAACAACCCGAAAGGGGGAATGTACCTGGTGGAAGCACCGGCGGATGTCTGGGAGCTTCAGGTTAAAGATGAAGATAACCTGTGCTTTATGACGCAAACCACGCTCTCTGTTGATGACACCTATGAGGTGATCGACGCACTGCGCGCCCGTTTCCCGAAGATTGTTGGCCCGCGTAAAGACGATATCTGTTATGCCACCACTAACCGCCAGGAAGCGGTACGTACGCTGGCTCGTGATGCTGATGTGGTACTGGTGGTCGGTTCGAAAAACTCCTCGAACTCAAACCGCCTTGCAGAGCTGGCACAGCGAGCCGGTAAGCTGGCGCGTCTGATTGACTCAGCTGATGATATTCAGGAAGAGTGGGTCAGGGGTGTAGGCTGTGTCGGCGTGACCGCTGGAGCGTCTGCCCCGGATATTCTGGTGCAGCAGGTTATCGAGCGCCTGAATGCTCTGGGCGGTGTGGGCGCTATCGAGCTGATTGGCCGCGAAGAAAATATCGTTTTTGAAGTGCCGAAAGAGTTAAGAGTTGAAGTCAGACAGGTAGAGTGA
- the fkpB gene encoding FKBP-type peptidyl-prolyl cis-trans isomerase — protein sequence MTDSVQRDSAVLVHFTLKLADGSTAESTRSHGKPALFCLGDGSLSERLESHLIGLKAGEKCAFALEAEDAFGGISPDLIQYFSRRDFVQAGEPEIGAIMLFSGMDGNEMPGVIREISGDSITVDFNHPLAGQTIHFDVEVLEIDPVRETSNADPVG from the coding sequence ATGACCGATTCTGTACAGCGTGACAGCGCAGTGCTGGTGCATTTCACCTTAAAACTGGCGGACGGTTCCACTGCGGAATCCACGCGCAGTCACGGGAAACCGGCGCTGTTTTGTCTTGGCGATGGCAGCCTGTCAGAAAGGCTGGAAAGTCATCTGATTGGGCTGAAAGCGGGTGAGAAGTGTGCTTTTGCGCTGGAAGCGGAAGACGCATTTGGCGGCATCAGCCCTGACCTTATCCAGTATTTTTCGCGCCGTGACTTTGTGCAGGCGGGGGAGCCGGAAATCGGTGCCATCATGCTGTTTAGCGGCATGGACGGTAACGAGATGCCGGGTGTGATCCGTGAAATCTCCGGTGATTCGATCACCGTTGATTTCAATCACCCTCTGGCCGGGCAGACCATTCACTTTGACGTAGAAGTGCTGGAAATTGATCCGGTACGGGAGACGAGCAATGCAGATCCTGTTGGCTAA
- the lspA gene encoding signal peptidase II, whose product MMSRPVLSTGLRWLWLVLVVIAIDFASKQWIMNNLMLHESMSVMPYFNFFYAHNYGAAFSFLADKGGWQRWFFAGIAIAIVVVLLVMMYRTSASNKLNNIAYALIVGGAVGNLFDRSYHGFVVDFIDFYVDDWHFATFNIADCAICLGAALIVLEGFISPSGKQAKNKG is encoded by the coding sequence ATGATGAGCAGACCTGTTCTCTCAACCGGATTGCGCTGGCTGTGGCTGGTGCTGGTGGTGATTGCCATTGATTTCGCCAGTAAGCAGTGGATTATGAATAATCTGATGCTGCACGAATCAATGTCAGTGATGCCATACTTTAACTTCTTCTATGCTCACAACTACGGCGCGGCGTTTAGCTTCCTCGCCGATAAAGGTGGCTGGCAGCGCTGGTTCTTTGCCGGTATCGCTATTGCTATCGTCGTGGTGCTGCTGGTGATGATGTATCGCACCAGCGCGAGCAATAAACTGAATAACATCGCCTATGCGCTGATCGTTGGTGGCGCAGTGGGCAACCTGTTTGACCGGTCATATCATGGCTTTGTGGTGGATTTCATCGACTTCTATGTCGATGACTGGCACTTTGCCACGTTTAATATTGCCGACTGCGCTATCTGTCTTGGAGCCGCGCTGATCGTGCTGGAAGGGTTTATCAGCCCGTCCGGCAAACAGGCTAAGAATAAAGGGTAA
- the ileS gene encoding isoleucine--tRNA ligase translates to MSDYKSTLNLPETGFPMRGDLAKREPGMLQRWYDDKLYGIIREAKKGKKTFILHDGPPYANGSIHIGHSVNKILKDIIVKSKGMAGYDSPYVPGWDCHGLPIEHKVEQMIGKPGEKVSASEFRAACRKYAAEQVEGQKADFIRLGVLGDWDRPYLTMNFKTEANIIRALGKIIGNGHLHKGAKPVHWCLDCRSALAEAEVEYYDKTSPSIDVMFNAVDKDAVQAKFAAASVDGPIALVIWTTTPWTMPANRAISLHPEFEYQLVQIDGRALILAKDMVDSVMKRVGIASWTVLGEAKGADLELMGFQHPFLGHTSPVVLGEHVTLEAGTGAVHTAPGHGPDDYVIGQKYGIEVANPVGPDGSFLPGTYPTLDGVNVFKANDMIVELLREKGALLHVEKLHHSYPHCWRHKTPIIFRATPQWFISMDQKGLRAQSLKEIKGVQWIPDWGQARIESMVANRPDWCISRQRTWGVPMALFVHKDTEQLHPDSLELMEKVAQRVEQDGIQAWWDLDARELMGADADNYVKVPDTLDVWFDSGSTSYSVVDARPEFGGNEPDMYLEGSDQHRGWFMSSLMISTAMKGKAPYRQVLTHGFTVDGQGRKMSKSLGNTVSPQDVMNKLGADILRLWVASTDYSGEIAVSDEILKRSADSYRRIRNTARFLLANLAGFNPETDLVKPEEMVVVDRWAVGRALDAQKDIVASYEAYDFHEVVQRLMQFCSVEMGSFYLDIIKDRQYTAKSDGLARRSCQTALWYIAEALVRWMAPIMSFTADEIWGYLPGKRSQYVFTEEWFDGLFSLEENQPMNDSYWAELLKVRGEVNKVIEQARADKRIGGSLEASVTLYADAELAAKLTSLGEELRFVLLTSGAQVADYAQASDDAQQSDVVKGLKIALNKAEGEKCPRCWHYTNDIGQNAEHADVCGRCVTNVAGSGEQRKFA, encoded by the coding sequence ATGAGTGACTATAAATCTACCCTGAATTTGCCGGAAACGGGGTTCCCGATGCGTGGCGATCTGGCCAAGCGCGAACCGGGCATGCTGCAACGTTGGTATGATGACAAACTGTACGGCATCATCCGCGAAGCCAAGAAAGGGAAAAAAACCTTTATTCTGCATGATGGCCCTCCTTACGCGAACGGCAGCATTCATATTGGTCACTCAGTTAATAAGATTCTGAAAGACATTATCGTTAAGTCGAAAGGCATGGCGGGCTATGACTCACCTTATGTTCCTGGCTGGGACTGCCACGGTCTGCCTATCGAACATAAAGTTGAGCAGATGATCGGCAAGCCGGGGGAGAAAGTCAGCGCCTCTGAGTTCCGTGCAGCCTGCCGCAAATATGCAGCCGAGCAGGTGGAAGGGCAGAAAGCCGACTTTATCCGTCTGGGCGTGCTGGGTGACTGGGATCGTCCGTATCTGACGATGAACTTCAAAACTGAAGCCAATATCATCCGTGCGCTGGGCAAAATCATTGGTAATGGTCACCTGCACAAAGGTGCCAAGCCGGTGCACTGGTGCCTGGACTGCCGCTCTGCGCTGGCTGAAGCCGAAGTTGAATATTACGACAAAACGTCACCCTCCATCGATGTGATGTTTAACGCCGTCGATAAAGACGCGGTGCAGGCTAAATTCGCTGCTGCCAGCGTTGATGGCCCGATTGCCCTGGTTATCTGGACCACCACTCCATGGACCATGCCCGCTAACCGCGCTATCTCCCTGCATCCTGAGTTCGAGTATCAGCTGGTACAGATTGATGGCCGCGCGCTGATCCTGGCGAAAGATATGGTCGACAGCGTGATGAAGCGCGTTGGCATTGCCTCCTGGACTGTACTGGGCGAAGCGAAAGGCGCAGACCTTGAGCTGATGGGCTTCCAGCATCCGTTCCTTGGCCATACGTCCCCGGTAGTATTGGGCGAACATGTGACCCTGGAAGCCGGTACTGGTGCGGTACATACGGCACCAGGTCACGGCCCGGATGACTATGTTATCGGTCAGAAATACGGCATTGAAGTGGCTAACCCGGTTGGGCCGGACGGCAGCTTCCTGCCGGGAACTTACCCAACGCTGGACGGCGTTAACGTATTTAAAGCCAACGATATGATCGTTGAGCTGCTGCGTGAAAAAGGTGCGCTGCTGCATGTAGAGAAACTGCATCACAGCTACCCACACTGCTGGCGCCACAAAACACCGATCATCTTCCGTGCAACCCCGCAGTGGTTTATCAGCATGGATCAAAAAGGCCTGCGTGCGCAGTCGCTGAAAGAGATCAAAGGCGTGCAGTGGATCCCTGACTGGGGCCAGGCGCGTATCGAATCGATGGTTGCTAACCGCCCGGACTGGTGTATCTCACGCCAGCGCACCTGGGGTGTACCGATGGCGCTGTTCGTGCATAAAGACACCGAGCAGCTGCACCCGGACTCGCTGGAGCTGATGGAGAAAGTTGCCCAGCGCGTAGAGCAGGACGGCATTCAGGCGTGGTGGGATCTTGATGCCCGCGAGCTGATGGGTGCCGATGCTGACAACTATGTCAAAGTGCCGGACACCCTCGATGTGTGGTTCGATTCAGGATCAACCAGCTATTCCGTAGTGGATGCCCGCCCTGAGTTTGGCGGCAACGAACCCGACATGTATCTGGAAGGTTCGGATCAGCACCGTGGCTGGTTTATGTCCTCGCTGATGATCTCTACCGCGATGAAGGGTAAAGCACCTTACCGTCAGGTACTGACGCACGGCTTCACCGTTGATGGCCAGGGCCGCAAGATGTCCAAGTCATTGGGCAATACCGTCAGCCCGCAGGACGTGATGAACAAGCTGGGCGCTGATATCCTGCGTCTGTGGGTGGCATCAACTGATTACTCCGGTGAAATCGCCGTTTCTGACGAAATCCTCAAGCGCTCTGCTGACAGCTATCGCCGTATCCGTAATACCGCACGTTTCCTGCTGGCGAACCTTGCTGGTTTCAATCCGGAAACCGATCTGGTGAAACCAGAAGAGATGGTGGTCGTTGACCGCTGGGCAGTAGGCCGTGCGCTGGATGCTCAGAAGGATATCGTGGCTTCTTATGAAGCCTATGATTTCCACGAAGTCGTGCAGCGACTGATGCAGTTCTGCTCGGTTGAGATGGGCTCCTTCTATCTGGATATCATCAAAGACCGTCAGTACACCGCCAAATCTGATGGACTGGCACGTCGCAGCTGCCAGACCGCACTGTGGTATATCGCGGAGGCGCTGGTGCGCTGGATGGCACCGATCATGTCCTTCACCGCTGATGAAATCTGGGGCTACCTGCCGGGCAAACGCAGCCAGTATGTGTTTACCGAAGAGTGGTTCGACGGGCTGTTCAGCCTGGAAGAGAATCAGCCAATGAACGACAGCTACTGGGCTGAACTGCTGAAAGTACGCGGTGAAGTCAACAAGGTGATCGAGCAGGCGCGTGCGGATAAGCGTATTGGTGGTTCTCTGGAAGCCAGCGTAACGCTGTATGCCGATGCCGAACTGGCGGCGAAGCTGACCAGCCTGGGTGAAGAGCTGCGCTTTGTGCTGCTGACCTCTGGCGCGCAGGTCGCTGATTATGCGCAGGCGAGCGACGATGCGCAGCAGAGTGACGTGGTGAAAGGTCTGAAAATTGCCCTGAACAAAGCAGAAGGCGAGAAATGCCCACGCTGCTGGCATTACACTAACGACATCGGTCAGAACGCAGAACATGCGGATGTCTGCGGTCGTTGCGTCACTAACGTCGCGGGCAGCGGCGAACAGCGTAAGTTTGCATGA
- the ribF gene encoding bifunctional riboflavin kinase/FAD synthetase has translation MKFIRGIHNLREQHRGCVLTIGNFDGVHRGHQALLAQLCKEGRQRNLPVMVMLFEPQPLELFAAEKAPARLTRLREKVRYLKQAGVDAVLCVHFDRRFAARTAQSFVADLLVDKLGVQFLAVGDDFRFGAGRQGDFLLLQNAGVEYGFDVISTQTFCDDGKRISSTAIRQALAEDNLSMAATLLGRPFSISGRVVHGDALGRTIGFPTANLPLRRTVSPVKGVYAVEVLGLGAPLPGVANIGTRPTVAGLRQQLEVHLLDVSLDLYGRHIEVVLREKIRSEQRFASLDALKEQIANDVVTARTFFGLKTSV, from the coding sequence ATGAAGTTTATCCGCGGCATACATAACCTTAGAGAGCAGCATCGCGGCTGCGTACTGACCATCGGTAATTTCGATGGCGTACATCGCGGCCACCAGGCGCTGCTGGCGCAGCTATGCAAAGAGGGGCGTCAGCGTAATTTACCGGTAATGGTAATGCTGTTTGAGCCTCAGCCGCTGGAACTGTTTGCAGCGGAGAAAGCACCTGCGCGCCTGACGCGCCTGCGGGAAAAAGTTCGTTACCTTAAACAGGCTGGCGTTGATGCAGTGCTGTGTGTGCATTTCGATCGCCGCTTTGCCGCCCGTACGGCACAAAGTTTTGTCGCCGATCTGCTGGTTGATAAACTGGGCGTTCAGTTCCTCGCGGTAGGGGATGATTTCCGTTTTGGCGCTGGTCGCCAGGGCGATTTCCTGTTATTACAGAATGCTGGCGTGGAATATGGCTTTGATGTCATCAGCACCCAGACATTCTGCGATGATGGTAAACGCATCAGCAGCACGGCGATTCGCCAGGCGCTGGCAGAGGACAATCTGTCAATGGCCGCGACTCTGCTGGGGCGTCCTTTCAGCATTTCTGGCCGTGTCGTGCATGGCGATGCGCTGGGCCGCACCATTGGTTTTCCTACGGCTAACCTGCCGCTGCGTCGTACGGTTTCCCCGGTTAAAGGGGTGTATGCCGTTGAAGTTTTAGGGCTGGGTGCGCCGTTGCCAGGTGTGGCAAATATCGGTACCCGGCCAACCGTAGCGGGGCTGCGCCAGCAGCTGGAGGTACATCTGCTTGATGTCTCTCTTGACCTCTACGGGCGCCATATTGAAGTGGTGCTGCGCGAAAAAATACGTAGCGAGCAGCGTTTTGCCTCGCTCGACGCACTGAAAGAACAAATTGCAAACGATGTGGTGACTGCCCGAACCTTTTTTGGGCTGAAGACATCGGTTTAA
- the rpsT gene encoding 30S ribosomal protein S20 yields MANIKSAKKRAVTSEKRRKHNASRRSMLRTFIKKVYAAIATGDKAAAQNAFNDMQPIVDRQAAKGLIHKNKAARHKANLAAQISKLA; encoded by the coding sequence TTGGCTAATATCAAATCAGCTAAGAAACGCGCCGTAACGTCTGAGAAGCGTCGTAAGCACAACGCTAGCCGTCGTTCAATGTTGCGTACTTTTATCAAGAAAGTTTACGCGGCTATCGCTACTGGCGATAAAGCGGCTGCGCAGAATGCATTTAATGATATGCAACCAATTGTGGACCGTCAGGCAGCTAAAGGCCTGATCCACAAGAACAAAGCTGCACGTCATAAAGCAAATCTGGCTGCACAGATCAGCAAACTGGCTTAA
- the nhaR gene encoding transcriptional activator NhaR, giving the protein MSQMNYNHLYYFWQVCKTGSVVGAAEVLNLAPQTVTGQLKSLEERLQGKLFKRQGRGLVPSELGQLVFRYADRMFTLSQEMLDIVNYRKEANLLFDVGVADALSKRVVSKILETAVVAGEPIHLRCFESTHELLLEQLSQHKLDMILSDCSVGSSLQEGLFSVKLGECAVSFWCHAPLPPLPFPECLSSHKLLIPGRRSMLGRKVLNWFQSQGLNVDILGEFDDAALMKAFGVANQAIFVAPTLYGRESFHHEGIVELGCIETVMEEYHVIFAERMIQHPAVQRICSRDFSELFSGG; this is encoded by the coding sequence ATGTCGCAGATGAATTACAACCACCTCTACTATTTCTGGCAAGTGTGCAAAACCGGCTCCGTGGTCGGTGCGGCTGAGGTGCTGAATCTGGCCCCTCAGACCGTCACCGGGCAGCTGAAATCGCTGGAGGAGCGTCTGCAAGGCAAACTGTTTAAACGTCAGGGACGCGGTCTGGTGCCGTCTGAGCTGGGGCAGCTGGTGTTCCGCTATGCTGACCGTATGTTCACTCTCAGCCAGGAGATGCTGGATATCGTCAACTATCGCAAGGAGGCGAACCTGCTGTTCGACGTTGGCGTGGCGGATGCCCTGTCGAAGCGAGTAGTCAGCAAAATATTGGAAACGGCAGTAGTCGCGGGTGAGCCTATTCATCTGCGCTGCTTTGAATCCACTCATGAGCTACTGCTGGAGCAGCTTAGTCAGCACAAGCTGGATATGATTCTCTCCGACTGTTCAGTGGGTTCCTCATTGCAGGAGGGGCTGTTCTCCGTGAAGCTTGGCGAGTGCGCGGTAAGTTTCTGGTGCCATGCACCGCTGCCACCGCTGCCATTTCCTGAGTGTCTGAGCAGCCATAAACTTTTGATCCCCGGCCGCCGTTCTATGCTGGGCCGTAAAGTGCTCAACTGGTTCCAGTCGCAGGGGCTGAACGTCGATATTTTGGGGGAGTTTGATGATGCGGCGCTGATGAAGGCGTTTGGTGTGGCAAATCAGGCGATCTTTGTGGCTCCTACGCTTTACGGGCGCGAGAGTTTTCATCATGAGGGAATTGTCGAACTGGGATGTATCGAGACAGTGATGGAGGAGTATCACGTTATTTTTGCCGAAAGAATGATTCAACACCCGGCGGTGCAGCGCATCTGTAGCCGTGACTTCAGCGAATTATTTTCTGGAGGATGA
- the nhaA gene encoding Na+/H+ antiporter NhaA encodes MTLFLKKLLKNDATGGVVLIIAAAVAMFLANNASTEQAYHAILALPVQFRIGALDINKDLLLWINDALMALFFLMIGLEVKRELMMGSLRGRERAMFPLIAALGGMLAPGLIYAALNHNDALAIHGWAIPAATDIAFALGILALLGSRVPPALKMFLMALAVIDDLGAIVIIAFFYTNDLSLTSLGVAAAAIVVLAVLNLCGVRRTSVYLLVGIVLWVAVLKSGVHATLAGVIVGLFIPLKKQDGHSPAIELEHGLHPWVSWLILPLFAFANAGVSLNGVSFDGLFSMVPLGIILGLLVGKPLGITLICWLSVKLKIAALPENTKMVDIAAVGVLCGIGFTMSIFIASLAFDAAHEEMVTLAKLGILTGSVLSAVAGYILLRIKLRPQPQH; translated from the coding sequence ATGACCCTCTTTCTAAAAAAACTCTTAAAGAACGATGCCACTGGCGGCGTGGTGCTGATTATCGCCGCTGCGGTAGCAATGTTTCTTGCCAATAATGCCAGCACTGAGCAGGCCTATCATGCCATTCTGGCGCTGCCGGTTCAGTTCCGCATTGGCGCACTTGATATCAATAAAGACCTGTTGCTATGGATTAATGATGCGTTAATGGCGCTGTTTTTCCTGATGATTGGTCTGGAAGTGAAGCGTGAACTGATGATGGGATCGCTGAGGGGGCGCGAGCGGGCGATGTTCCCGTTGATCGCGGCACTGGGCGGAATGCTGGCTCCGGGGCTGATCTATGCAGCGCTGAACCATAACGATGCGCTGGCTATCCACGGCTGGGCGATTCCTGCGGCTACGGATATTGCGTTTGCGCTGGGTATCCTGGCGCTGCTCGGCAGCCGCGTACCTCCGGCGCTAAAAATGTTCCTGATGGCGCTGGCCGTTATCGACGATCTTGGCGCGATTGTGATTATCGCCTTTTTCTATACCAATGACCTGTCGCTGACCTCACTGGGCGTTGCTGCGGCTGCCATTGTGGTGCTGGCTGTACTCAACCTGTGCGGCGTGCGCAGAACCTCGGTATACCTGCTGGTCGGCATAGTGCTGTGGGTGGCGGTGCTGAAGTCTGGGGTACATGCCACGCTGGCGGGTGTGATTGTCGGGCTGTTTATTCCACTGAAAAAACAGGATGGGCACTCTCCAGCTATCGAGCTGGAACATGGTCTGCATCCGTGGGTGAGCTGGCTTATTCTGCCGCTGTTTGCCTTTGCCAATGCCGGTGTTTCACTGAATGGCGTTTCGTTTGACGGGCTGTTCTCTATGGTTCCGCTGGGGATCATTCTTGGCCTGCTGGTGGGTAAACCGCTGGGCATTACGCTGATTTGCTGGCTATCGGTGAAGCTGAAAATTGCCGCTCTGCCGGAAAATACCAAGATGGTGGATATTGCTGCCGTCGGCGTGCTGTGCGGTATTGGCTTTACCATGTCGATCTTTATCGCCTCGCTGGCGTTTGATGCGGCGCACGAGGAGATGGTAACGCTGGCGAAACTGGGGATTCTGACTGGTTCAGTGCTGTCAGCAGTTGCGGGCTATATTCTGCTGCGGATTAAACTGCGCCCGCAGCCGCAGCATTAA
- the dnaJ gene encoding molecular chaperone DnaJ, with protein sequence MAKRDYYEVLGVPKSADEREIKKAYKRLAMKFHPDRNQGEGAEEKFKEVKEAYEILTDAQKRAAYDQYGHAAFEQGGMGGGHGGFGGGGGADFSDIFGDVFGDIFGGGRRQQRAARGADLRYNIELSLEEAVRGVTKEIRIPTLEECDVCHGSGARAGTQPQTCGTCHGAGQVHMRQGFFTVQQACPTCHGRGSVIKDPCNACHGHGRVERSKTLSVKIPAGVDTGDRIRLTGEGEAGEQGAPSGDLYVQVQVRKHHIFEREENNLYCEVPINFVLAALGGEIEVPTLDGRVKLKVPAETQTGKLFRMRGKGVKSVRGGAQGDLLCRVVVETPVSLSEKQKALLRELEESFGGPSGEKNSPRSKSFFDGVKKFFDDLTR encoded by the coding sequence ATGGCGAAGAGAGACTACTACGAGGTTTTAGGCGTCCCCAAATCGGCGGATGAGCGTGAAATCAAAAAGGCCTATAAACGCCTGGCAATGAAGTTCCACCCAGACCGCAATCAGGGGGAAGGTGCCGAAGAGAAGTTTAAAGAGGTCAAAGAGGCCTACGAAATACTGACCGATGCCCAGAAACGTGCGGCTTACGATCAGTATGGCCATGCAGCCTTTGAACAGGGCGGTATGGGAGGCGGTCACGGCGGCTTCGGCGGCGGTGGCGGTGCTGACTTCAGTGATATCTTTGGCGACGTATTCGGCGATATCTTCGGCGGAGGCCGCCGTCAGCAGCGTGCCGCACGCGGCGCTGATTTACGCTACAACATTGAGCTGTCGCTGGAAGAAGCGGTACGCGGCGTGACCAAAGAGATCCGCATTCCTACACTGGAAGAGTGTGATGTCTGCCACGGTAGCGGTGCCAGGGCGGGTACTCAGCCGCAAACCTGTGGCACCTGCCACGGTGCTGGCCAGGTGCATATGCGCCAGGGCTTCTTCACCGTACAGCAGGCGTGTCCGACCTGTCATGGTCGCGGCTCAGTGATTAAAGATCCGTGCAATGCCTGTCATGGTCATGGCCGGGTTGAGCGTTCGAAAACCCTGTCGGTGAAAATTCCGGCTGGCGTGGATACCGGTGACCGCATTCGTCTGACCGGCGAAGGGGAAGCAGGTGAGCAGGGTGCGCCATCAGGCGACCTGTACGTTCAGGTTCAGGTGCGTAAGCACCATATCTTTGAGCGTGAAGAGAACAATCTGTACTGCGAAGTGCCAATCAACTTTGTGCTGGCAGCGCTGGGTGGAGAAATCGAAGTGCCTACGCTGGATGGCCGCGTGAAGCTGAAAGTTCCTGCGGAAACGCAAACCGGTAAGCTGTTCCGTATGCGTGGCAAAGGGGTGAAATCGGTACGTGGTGGTGCGCAGGGTGACCTGCTGTGCCGCGTAGTGGTGGAAACTCCGGTCAGCCTGAGTGAGAAGCAGAAAGCACTGTTACGCGAACTGGAGGAGAGCTTCGGCGGTCCATCCGGTGAGAAAAACAGCCCGCGCTCTAAAAGCTTTTTCGATGGCGTGAAGAAATTCTTTGATGATCTGACGCGTTAA